The following proteins are encoded in a genomic region of Spirosoma sp. SC4-14:
- a CDS encoding TonB-dependent receptor plug domain-containing protein gives MILTMPYTTRFLLLLSASVFVAFRYNNNDDLIKQLLDRFRAYNHQRPVEKVYLHTDRDAYLTGETIWLKGYLFNGNTHTIDSVSRVLYVELIAPDTRRVQLQLRATNGFASGQLLLPDSLLAGTYQIRGYTNYMRNFPEAYFFSKTITILRPDGNSPTKNLVPEQLDVQFLPEGGQLVDGLESRIAFKAVDASGMSVSIQGFVLNARKDTITGFSSTHLGMGYFTMKPATGQTYTAYVRQAEDTYLAYTLPAAQPKGAVIQVDNLSSKDKIRVYILHNLSPADSATTMTLFAQTRGIVVQVVKVPFSRKGVLVQLARSDFPEGIAQLTLFDGANKPIAERLVFISKNDQLSVSLSSAKSVYKNRERADVTITTTVAGKPVPANLSLSVVDARLSPEADSNTATIVSHLLLSSDLTGSIEQPDQYFNPTHADRLIKLDLLLMTQGWRRFIWNDVLSGTIPTNNYPVEQGLSLTGRVVRPNQKDIREKVKLTFVIFRQDSTREFLMGETNELGYFSMYDLDFTDTTKVFIQGIKGKANRDLVISLDQLLKPTVTLTRIPYNAVTFEANEWAEFIRRTREYQEIERQIRQNGEVLLQSVTVKAKKYEERDSRVIYGTPDASIKFDPISTSGRMTVLDVIQGKIAGVQVIGSGMNAQVQIRGAANFNGIVAPLFVLDGIPVDLQMVTSIPVQDVDRVDVLKGASAAIYGSRASGGVISILTKRGGSNYDFSKDITPGTLVAKLPGYAPIREFYAPRYEVSKPEHVRPDYRTTLFWEPMIQTDSEGKATISFFTSDSKTKLRLRAEGSSFSGQVGIGRQTVLVE, from the coding sequence ATGATCCTCACCATGCCCTACACAACCCGATTCCTGCTACTGCTTTCTGCTAGTGTATTCGTTGCGTTTAGATACAATAATAACGATGATTTGATCAAACAATTACTGGATCGTTTCCGGGCCTACAATCACCAACGTCCGGTCGAGAAAGTTTATTTGCATACCGACCGGGATGCTTATCTGACGGGAGAGACAATTTGGTTAAAAGGCTACCTGTTTAATGGAAATACACACACCATCGATTCGGTTAGCCGGGTGTTGTATGTAGAGTTGATAGCCCCTGATACCCGACGCGTTCAGTTGCAGCTTCGGGCAACGAACGGCTTTGCCTCTGGTCAGCTTCTATTACCCGATTCCCTACTGGCTGGAACCTATCAGATTCGGGGTTATACGAACTATATGCGCAATTTTCCGGAAGCGTATTTTTTCTCGAAAACCATTACCATTCTGCGGCCAGATGGCAATAGTCCGACTAAGAACCTTGTGCCTGAGCAACTGGATGTACAATTCTTGCCAGAAGGAGGGCAATTGGTCGATGGCCTGGAGAGTCGGATTGCCTTTAAAGCGGTTGACGCGTCTGGAATGAGTGTCTCCATTCAGGGGTTTGTGCTGAATGCCAGAAAAGATACGATTACGGGCTTTAGCAGCACTCACTTGGGTATGGGTTATTTTACCATGAAACCCGCAACCGGCCAGACCTATACTGCCTATGTTCGTCAGGCTGAAGACACGTATCTGGCCTATACGTTACCGGCAGCTCAGCCAAAGGGAGCGGTTATACAGGTGGATAACTTGTCTAGCAAGGACAAAATTCGGGTTTATATTCTTCATAATCTGTCTCCTGCCGACTCGGCTACGACTATGACTCTGTTTGCCCAGACTCGGGGAATCGTTGTGCAGGTTGTGAAAGTACCGTTTTCCAGAAAAGGCGTTCTTGTCCAACTTGCAAGGTCTGATTTCCCCGAAGGGATTGCCCAATTAACTTTATTCGACGGCGCCAACAAGCCAATTGCCGAACGACTGGTCTTTATCTCTAAAAATGACCAGCTTTCGGTTTCGCTAAGCTCTGCTAAATCAGTATACAAAAACCGGGAGCGCGCAGACGTAACGATTACAACAACTGTAGCCGGAAAACCAGTGCCTGCCAATTTATCGTTGTCGGTAGTCGATGCACGATTATCGCCCGAGGCCGATAGCAACACCGCAACAATTGTCTCACATCTGTTGCTGTCTTCTGACCTGACCGGCTCAATTGAACAACCTGATCAGTACTTCAATCCGACGCACGCCGACCGTTTGATTAAACTGGATCTGTTGTTGATGACACAGGGATGGCGACGTTTTATCTGGAATGACGTTCTGTCTGGAACGATCCCTACCAATAACTACCCGGTTGAGCAGGGGCTATCGTTAACCGGGCGGGTAGTACGGCCTAATCAGAAAGACATTCGCGAAAAAGTAAAACTGACCTTTGTGATTTTCCGGCAGGATAGCACTCGTGAGTTTCTGATGGGCGAAACCAACGAGCTGGGGTATTTTAGTATGTATGACCTGGATTTTACCGACACAACGAAAGTCTTTATTCAGGGCATAAAAGGAAAGGCTAATCGGGACCTCGTTATTTCGCTCGATCAGCTACTGAAGCCAACCGTTACCCTTACCCGAATTCCTTATAACGCGGTGACATTTGAGGCCAATGAATGGGCCGAATTTATTAGACGAACAAGGGAATATCAGGAAATTGAACGACAGATTCGGCAAAATGGTGAAGTTTTGCTGCAATCGGTAACCGTGAAAGCTAAAAAATACGAAGAGCGCGATTCAAGAGTAATTTATGGTACGCCCGATGCCAGTATAAAATTTGATCCCATCAGTACATCAGGACGAATGACAGTTCTGGATGTGATTCAGGGGAAAATTGCGGGGGTGCAGGTGATTGGTTCGGGAATGAATGCCCAGGTTCAGATTCGCGGTGCTGCCAATTTTAACGGAATCGTTGCGCCATTGTTTGTTCTGGACGGGATACCCGTCGACTTGCAAATGGTAACCAGCATTCCGGTACAGGATGTTGACCGGGTCGATGTGCTAAAAGGGGCCTCGGCGGCCATTTACGGGTCGCGGGCCTCGGGAGGTGTTATTTCGATATTGACCAAGCGCGGAGGCTCGAATTACGATTTCTCTAAAGACATTACGCCCGGAACGTTGGTCGCTAAACTACCCGGCTATGCGCCCATTCGTGAATTCTACGCGCCCCGTTATGAGGTCAGTAAGCCCGAACACGTACGGCCCGATTATCGGACAACGCTTTTTTGGGAGCCTATGATTCAGACTGATTCGGAAGGGAAAGCTACAATATCGTTTTTTACCTCTGATTCAAAAACTAAGCTGCGATTACGGGCTGAGGGTAGTTCCTTCAGCGGTCAGGTCGGCATAGGTCGGCAAACTGTTCTGGTCGAGTAA
- a CDS encoding oxidoreductase produces the protein MISSTYKTALVVGATGLIGNLLTHQLVDSPSYEKVKVLVRKSLNWQHPRLQEVQFDFDHPNGLLTQADDIFCCLGTTMKKAGSKDAFRKVDHQYPLEIARLGLANGAKQLAIVTAMGADERSMFFYNRVKGEVERDLTALNYPTLLIFRPSLLLGDRGEKRFGEQLAESAMRLFNPVIPAKYKGVEATKVATAMLTTMQQGIVGKRVFESDQLQVY, from the coding sequence ATGATATCATCCACATACAAAACAGCGCTGGTCGTTGGTGCAACCGGGCTCATTGGCAATCTGCTGACGCATCAGTTGGTCGATTCTCCTAGTTATGAAAAAGTTAAGGTGCTGGTACGCAAATCGCTCAACTGGCAGCACCCTCGCTTGCAGGAGGTGCAGTTTGATTTCGATCATCCGAACGGTCTGCTCACTCAGGCCGATGATATTTTTTGCTGCCTGGGCACAACCATGAAAAAAGCAGGTTCAAAAGATGCTTTCCGAAAAGTAGATCATCAATATCCGCTCGAGATTGCCCGGCTGGGATTAGCGAATGGAGCAAAGCAATTGGCTATTGTGACGGCTATGGGTGCCGACGAGCGCTCTATGTTTTTCTACAATCGCGTTAAAGGCGAGGTCGAACGCGACCTAACGGCACTTAATTATCCAACGTTACTCATTTTTCGGCCTTCGCTTTTGCTCGGCGATCGGGGCGAAAAACGGTTTGGAGAGCAGTTGGCCGAAAGTGCCATGCGGTTGTTCAATCCGGTTATTCCAGCAAAATACAAAGGTGTTGAAGCCACTAAAGTGGCCACTGCGATGCTAACAACTATGCAACAGGGTATTGTGGGCAAACGAGTGTTTGAATCGGATCAGTTGCAGGTGTATTGA
- a CDS encoding DUF4965 domain-containing protein, which translates to MNMLNGFAQAPKAARPILHPPATPLITVDPYTSIWSFGSQLNGDATRHWTGQSQQLNGLIRVDGQTFRFLGKPSFAGETIVPTAQRQAYQARYSTDKPTSENWIKSDFDDSQWATGEGTFGSRDGDHTKWTTPDLYVRRTVMLDQIPDGPLLVNAIQNDNYELFINGERMTKVSGVSPNYRLTATNRKASEVLRKGKNVIAIHSQNMSGPGFVDLGLVEEHVLNYKAATQTGSRMTATQSEYTFVAAGIELTVTFMAPLLMDNLEVLSRPVQYITYQVRSIDGKPHQVQLYTDASAELAVNSPEQLVSWRRGRTGNLDYMRVGTLEQKVLGRKGDDVRIDWGHLYLASVSEPGTSRRIGSLASALNQFEREGRVTDLHERMPRLVSDSLPVLATSIDLGTINRKPIERHLLIGYDDIKSVEYVGQPLNAWWRRYGNKSIEQALQEAEADYHKLKTDCDAFDKRLYADALRAGGDTYAQLCVLAYRQTIAAHKLVAGPKGEAFFFSKENFSNGSIGTVDVTYPSAPLFLLYNPLLLKGMMEPIFQYSESGRWTKPFAAHDVGTYPLANGQTYGEDMPVEECGNMLILTAAIAAVEGNPNYARQHWATLTTWTDYLIKEGFDPANQLCTDDFAGHIARNANLSIKAIMGIASYGYLAGRMGDKARESEYLEMARDLARKWTKLADDGDHYTLTFENKGTWSQKYNLIWDKLLKLAIFPEDVARKEVAYYLTKQQPFGLPLDSRRTYTKSDWIIWTATLADKPADFEALVAPVLRFVNESPDRIPLSDWHETTDGKHVGFRARSVVGGYFIKMLDEKLK; encoded by the coding sequence ATGAACATGCTTAATGGGTTTGCGCAGGCACCTAAAGCTGCCAGACCTATCTTACATCCACCGGCAACGCCGTTGATAACGGTTGATCCCTATACAAGTATTTGGTCTTTTGGCAGCCAGCTAAACGGCGATGCAACGCGTCATTGGACTGGTCAGTCACAGCAACTCAATGGACTGATTCGGGTTGATGGCCAAACCTTTCGATTTTTGGGGAAACCATCTTTTGCAGGCGAAACTATTGTGCCAACGGCGCAGCGACAAGCCTATCAGGCTCGCTATTCGACCGACAAACCCACATCTGAAAACTGGATAAAATCTGATTTCGACGACAGCCAATGGGCAACCGGCGAAGGTACTTTTGGTAGTCGTGATGGCGACCACACCAAGTGGACTACGCCTGATCTGTACGTACGCCGTACGGTTATGCTCGATCAAATCCCCGATGGGCCGCTGTTGGTCAATGCCATTCAGAACGACAACTACGAGCTTTTTATCAATGGCGAACGCATGACGAAAGTAAGTGGCGTTTCACCGAACTACCGACTAACGGCTACCAACCGCAAGGCATCTGAGGTGCTGCGAAAAGGAAAAAATGTTATTGCCATTCACAGCCAGAATATGTCGGGGCCAGGTTTTGTCGATCTGGGGCTGGTAGAAGAGCACGTATTAAACTACAAAGCCGCTACCCAGACCGGTTCGCGGATGACGGCTACGCAGTCGGAATATACGTTTGTAGCTGCTGGTATTGAGCTTACCGTAACGTTTATGGCTCCGTTGCTGATGGACAATCTGGAAGTGCTGTCGCGGCCGGTGCAGTATATTACCTATCAGGTTCGATCAATCGATGGCAAGCCGCATCAGGTGCAGTTATATACTGATGCATCGGCGGAACTGGCCGTCAATTCTCCCGAACAGTTGGTAAGTTGGCGACGTGGTCGGACTGGTAACCTCGACTATATGCGAGTGGGGACGCTGGAGCAGAAAGTACTGGGCCGTAAAGGCGACGATGTTCGGATCGACTGGGGGCATCTGTATCTAGCATCGGTGTCTGAGCCGGGCACAAGTCGGCGGATTGGTTCGCTGGCGAGTGCGCTGAATCAGTTCGAGCGCGAAGGCCGAGTCACTGATCTGCACGAACGAATGCCGCGCCTTGTGAGCGATAGTTTGCCTGTGCTGGCAACCAGTATCGATCTGGGAACAATTAACCGCAAACCCATAGAGCGCCATTTGCTGATTGGTTACGACGATATTAAGTCGGTTGAATACGTTGGCCAGCCGCTCAATGCCTGGTGGCGTCGGTATGGTAATAAATCAATTGAACAGGCTTTGCAGGAAGCGGAGGCCGATTACCATAAACTGAAAACAGACTGCGATGCTTTCGATAAACGGCTGTATGCCGATGCCTTAAGAGCGGGTGGCGACACCTATGCACAGTTATGCGTGCTGGCTTACCGGCAGACCATTGCCGCGCATAAACTGGTTGCCGGTCCGAAGGGAGAAGCCTTTTTCTTCTCGAAAGAAAACTTCTCGAATGGGTCTATCGGAACGGTTGATGTTACGTATCCATCGGCCCCTCTTTTCCTGCTTTATAATCCATTGCTGCTCAAAGGCATGATGGAGCCCATATTTCAGTATTCGGAAAGTGGCAGGTGGACCAAACCGTTTGCGGCTCACGATGTTGGCACATACCCGCTGGCAAATGGGCAGACCTACGGCGAAGATATGCCAGTTGAAGAATGCGGGAATATGCTGATTCTGACAGCAGCTATTGCGGCTGTAGAAGGCAATCCGAATTATGCTCGTCAACATTGGGCAACGCTCACCACCTGGACCGATTATCTCATCAAAGAAGGCTTCGATCCGGCTAATCAGCTTTGTACCGACGATTTTGCGGGACATATTGCCCGAAATGCCAATCTGTCGATTAAAGCCATTATGGGTATTGCCAGCTATGGCTATCTGGCCGGTCGAATGGGCGATAAGGCACGGGAGAGCGAGTATCTGGAGATGGCCCGCGATCTGGCCCGGAAATGGACGAAACTAGCCGACGATGGCGACCACTACACGCTCACGTTCGAGAACAAGGGCACATGGAGCCAGAAGTATAATCTGATCTGGGACAAACTGCTGAAGCTCGCTATTTTTCCGGAAGACGTGGCCCGGAAAGAAGTGGCCTATTATCTTACCAAACAGCAACCCTTTGGTCTTCCGCTAGACAGCCGCCGGACCTACACAAAGTCGGACTGGATTATATGGACGGCAACGCTGGCCGACAAGCCTGCCGATTTTGAAGCGCTGGTGGCACCTGTGCTACGATTTGTCAATGAAAGCCCCGACCGTATACCGCTCAGCGACTGGCACGAAACAACCGATGGTAAGCATGTTGGCTTTCGGGCCAGGTCGGTAGTGGGTGGCTATTTTATAAAAATGCTGGACGAGAAGTTGAAGTAG
- a CDS encoding DUF6786 family protein — MNKILVLLFMSGLIACTGQQSDKTDENKQSAANRRTYAEDRQLLKQYHPELVELKLGEASALVCPAYQGRLMTSSADGQASYGWINYELIQSKKILPHMNAFGGEDRFWLGPEGGQFALYFKKGDPFDGDHWQTPAAIDSEAFRLADMTPSSATFTRTIELINYSGTPLTIGVERTVSLLPVSEIEQLVGTKTDSLKVVGIRSDNTIINRGQNAWTTKTGMPSIWILGMMNASPSSTIIVPFKTGTGNPINDSYFGKVPADRLKIGENAALFKADANYRSKIGVSPARATQWLGSYDPSLKTLTLVTYSYDPANQLYVNSAWELQKDPFSGDVINAYNDGPMKPGQPQMGQFYEMESSSPAAALSPNGRLRHQHTTIHLQGPESALNSIAQKLLSINLAALE; from the coding sequence ATGAACAAAATACTGGTATTACTATTTATGAGTGGATTAATAGCCTGCACTGGACAACAGTCTGATAAAACGGACGAAAACAAACAATCGGCTGCCAACCGGCGTACTTATGCCGAAGATCGGCAGTTGCTAAAACAGTACCACCCCGAGTTGGTCGAATTAAAACTTGGTGAGGCCAGTGCGCTGGTTTGCCCAGCTTATCAGGGACGCCTGATGACGAGTTCGGCCGATGGGCAGGCCAGTTACGGCTGGATTAATTATGAACTGATTCAGTCGAAAAAAATTCTGCCCCACATGAATGCGTTTGGTGGCGAAGATCGGTTTTGGCTGGGTCCAGAAGGAGGGCAGTTTGCATTGTATTTCAAAAAAGGCGATCCGTTCGATGGCGACCATTGGCAAACCCCCGCAGCCATCGACTCAGAGGCTTTTAGGCTCGCCGACATGACCCCCAGTTCGGCCACGTTTACCCGAACTATTGAACTGATAAATTATTCCGGCACACCGTTGACTATTGGTGTCGAGCGAACCGTGTCATTGCTGCCCGTGTCTGAAATTGAGCAACTGGTAGGAACCAAAACCGACTCCCTGAAAGTGGTGGGCATTCGTTCCGATAATACAATAATCAATCGGGGGCAAAATGCCTGGACAACCAAAACGGGGATGCCTTCTATCTGGATTCTGGGGATGATGAATGCTTCGCCATCGAGCACCATTATCGTTCCCTTCAAAACCGGAACCGGTAACCCAATCAATGATAGCTATTTTGGTAAAGTGCCCGCCGATCGATTGAAAATCGGTGAAAATGCCGCCCTGTTTAAGGCCGATGCCAACTACCGCAGCAAAATTGGTGTATCGCCCGCGCGGGCAACTCAATGGCTGGGAAGCTACGACCCATCTCTAAAAACGCTTACCCTGGTTACGTATAGCTACGATCCAGCAAATCAACTGTATGTTAATTCGGCCTGGGAACTACAGAAAGACCCTTTTTCGGGCGATGTGATCAACGCTTATAACGATGGGCCTATGAAACCCGGACAACCTCAGATGGGCCAGTTTTATGAAATGGAATCGTCGTCGCCTGCGGCTGCCCTGAGCCCCAATGGGCGCCTTCGCCACCAGCACACAACAATTCATTTGCAGGGCCCAGAGTCGGCCTTGAATTCAATTGCCCAAAAACTGTTATCAATTAATCTGGCAGCGTTAGAATAA